A genomic region of Mobula hypostoma unplaced genomic scaffold, sMobHyp1.1 scaffold_45, whole genome shotgun sequence contains the following coding sequences:
- the LOC134342120 gene encoding zinc finger protein 226-like gives MAHQRVHTGERLYTCSDCGKGFTCSSKLKVHQRVHTGERPFTCSDCGKRFTYSSNLQSHQRVHTGEKPFTCSECGKAFKLSSHLQSHQRVHTGEKPFTCSVCGKRFTESSNLQSHQRVHTGEKPFTCSECGKQFTQSSHLQSHQRVHTGEKPFICSVCEKRFTRSSDLQSHQRVHTGEKPFTCSECGKGFTRSSTLQSHQRVHTGERPFTCSVCGKGFTQSSILQSHHRVHTGEKPFTCSVCGKRFTESTNLLVHQRVHTGEKPFTCSFCGKGFTQSSTLQRHQRDHTGEKPFTCSECGKGFTWSSQLLAHQSVHTGEWPFICSECGKGFTWSSQLLAHQSVHTGEWPFTCSECGKGFTWSSHLLAHQSVHTGERPFTCSECGKGFTWSSHLLAHQSVHTGEKPFTCSECGKGFTQSSDLQSHQRVHTGEKPFTCSVCGKKFTRSSHLQSHQRVHTGEKPFTCSECGKGFTQSSNLQSHQRVHTGEKPFTCSVCGKRFTQSFHLLTHQRVHTG, from the coding sequence atggctcaccagcgagtccacactggggagaggctgtacacctgctcagactgtgggaagggattcacttgctcatctaaactgaaggtacatcagcgagttcacactggggagaggccgttcacctgctcagactgtgggaagagattcacttattcatccaacctacagagtcatcagcgagttcacactggagagaagccattcacctgttcagaatgtgggaaggcattCAAACTGTCATCCCatctacagagtcatcagcgagttcacacgggggagaagccattcacctgctcagtctgtgggaagagattcactgaaTCATCCAACCTACaaagtcatcagcgagttcacactggggagaagccattcacctgctcagaatgtgggaagcaattcactcagtcatcccacctacagagtcatcagcgagttcacactggggagaaaccgttcatctgctcagtctgtgagaagagattcactcggtcatccgacctacagagtcatcagcgagttcacactggggagaagccgttcacctgctcagaatgtgggaagggattcactcggtcatccaccctacagagtcaccagcgagttcacactggggagaggccgttcacctgctcagtctgtgggaaggggttcactcagtcatccatCCTACAGAGTCACcaccgagttcacactggggagaagccattcacctgctcagtctgtgggaagagattcactgagtCAACTAACCTACTGGTACATCAgcgtgttcacactggggagaaaccgttcacctgctcattctgtgggaagggattcactcagtcatccacactacagagacaccagcgagatcacactggagagaagccattcacctgctcagaatgtgggaagggattcacttggtcatcccaactactggcacaccagtcagttcacactggagagtggccgttcatctgctcagaatgtgggaaaggattcacttggtcatcccaactgctggcacaccagtcagttcacactggggagtggccattcacgtgctcagaatgtgggaagggattcacttggtcatcccatctactggcacaccagtcagttcacactggggagaggccattcacatgctcagaatgtgggaagggattcacttggtcatcccatctactggcacaccagtcagttcacactggggagaagccgttcacctgctcagaatgtgggaagggattcactcagtcatccgacctacagagtcatcagcgagttcacactggggagaagccattcacgtgctcagtctgtgggaagaaatttactcggtcatcccacctacagagtcatcagcgagttcacactggggagaagccattcacctgctcagaatgtgggaagggattcactcagtcatccaacctacagagtcatcagcgagttcacactggggagaagccgttcacctgctcagtctgtgggaagagattcactcagtcatttcacctactgacccaccagcgagttcacactgggtag